TGACCGGAGAGCCTCGTTTTTTTAACGCCTGAAGCAACAAAACTACTAATTTATCTCTCCCCTTTCCTTGCCCATGATCAACCCCAACAAGAAATGCGCCGTCCGTGCCGGCGCTCACTGAAGTACGTCCACGTACTCGTCCTTGCCTTGGAGTTCGTCATGGCCACCTCTGCAACAACGTCCGCACCGCTCATTGAGAAACACACGATCGGCTATGTGCCGCCCGAAGATCGCCACGGAAAGGTTCGGGATCTGTTCACCCTCTGGTTCGGCGGCAACATCGCGCCGTTGCCCATCGTCACCGGCGCCCTCGGCGTGCAGTTGTTTCATCTGAATCTGGTGTGGGGCATCGTCGCCATTCTGGTCGGCCATCTGGTCGGCGGTGTGTTGATGGCGCTGCACTCGGCACAAGGCCCGCAGATGGGCATTCCGCAGATGATCCAGAGCCGCGCGCAATTCGGCTCCCTCGGCGCGCTGCTGGTGGTGTTGATTGCCGGCGTCATGTACATCGGTTTCTTCGCCTCCAACATCGTGCTGGCCGGTAAGTCCCTGCATGGCGTGGTCGACAGCGTTCCGGTGCCGGTCGGCATCGTCATCGGCGCGCTGGGTTCGGGGATCATCGGGATCATCGGTTACCGCTTCATCCACGTGCTCAACCGCATCGGCACCTGGGTGCTGGGGATCGGCATCGTGGTCGGCTTCGGCTACATCCTCACCCACATCCAGACCGATGATTTCCTCACTCGCGGCAGCTTTAACATTTCCGGCTGGCTTGCCACCGTGTCGTTGGCGGCGCTGTGGCAGATCGCGTTTGCGCCTTACGTGTCGGACTACTCGCGTTACTTGCCGGCGAACGTGCCAGTGGCAGCGACCTTCTGGACGACTTATCTGGGATCGGCGCTGGGTTCGAGCCTGTCCTTCGTGTTCGGCGCCGTCGCCGTGCTGGCAACCCCGGTGGGCATGGACACCATGGACGCGGTGAAACTCGCCACCGGCGCCATCGGCCCGTTGATGCTGGTGCTGTTCCTGCTCAGCGTGATCAGCCACAACGCCCTCAACCTGTATGGCGCGGTGCTGTCGCTGATCACGCTGGTGCAGACCTTCGCCTACCGCTGGATTCCGACCGCCAAGAGCCGCGCAGTGATTTCGATCATCGTGCTGCTGGCCTGCTGCTTCGCTGCGGTCGGCGCTTCGGCGGACTTCATCGGTCACTTCGTCGACATGGTGCTGGTGTTGCTGGTGGTGTTGGTGCCGTGGACCGCGATCAACCTGATCGACTTCTACGCCATTCACAAAGGCCAGTACGACATCGGCTCGATCTTCCAGGTCGATGGCGGCATCTACGGCCGTTACAACCCGCAGGCCTTGCTGGCTTACGCGATCGGTATCGTGGTGCAGATTCCGTTCATGAACACGCCGCTGTACGTCGGCCCGGTGTCGGCACACATCAACGGCGCGGACCTGTCGTGGGTGGTTGGCTTGCTGGTGACCTCGCCGCTGTATTTCTGGCTGGCGAATCGTGACAGTGCTTATCGTCGGCGACTGACCTCCGGGAAACTGGCGGGCAGTCTGTAAGCCATCCGCGCTGCGCTGACACACGAAGGCCCTCGAATGTGAGGGCCTTCTTGTTTTGAAGGGAAGCGTCTATTTCGCCTTGAACGCCTCACGCCGGGCCTGTCGTTCAGCGGCGTACGCCTCTTGCGGCTGGCTGATCAGATCCTCACGGCGCAGCACTTCACCGCAGTGATCGCACAACGGCCCGAGGCCGGCGCTGTGGTTGCAGCTCTTGTGGGTCATGTTCACCGCCAGCCCTTCCTCCGGCGACTTGCACCAGGTCTCGCCCCAGGCGCGTAACGCAATCACCACCGGGTAAAACGCCTCGCCCTTTGCGGTGAGGTGGTACTCATAGCGTTTCGGCCTCTCGTTGTACAAGCGGCGCTCGACCAGCCCGTCCGCCTCCAGGCTTTTCAGACGGGCGGCGACCATCTGCGGCGTACCGCCGGTCTGGGCCAGGATCTCATCGTAGCGATGGCTGCCCATGAACAATTCGCGCAAAACCAGCACCGTCCAGCGGTCGCCGACGATCGCCTCGGCCCGGGAAATCGGGCACAGCGTATCGGGAAGACTATCGTTTACAGCCATCAGGGCTTGCCTCTTTCACAGTTACTATGATTATCATATCAACACGATGCGGGAACAAGCCCTGAGCATCGATCACGCTCATTGCCGGAGTACATCGTCATGTCGAAACCTCTCTATCCACTCGACAGAACCGCCTACCTGCTGGTCGATCCGTACAACGATTTTCTCTCCGACGGCGGCAAGATTTTTCCGCTGATCAAACCGATGGCCGATCAGAACGGCCTGCTCGACAACCTGCGCAAACTCGATCGCGCCGTACGGGCCCTGTCGATTCCGGTCGTCATCGTACCCCATCATCGCTGGGTCAAAGGGGACTACGAAAACTGGGATCATCCCACTCCCACCCAACAAAAGATCATGCACATGCACCACTTTTCGCGCGGTGAATGGGGCGGTGAATGGCATCCGGATTTCGCGCCGAAGGACGGCGACATCGTGGTTCAGGAACACTGGGGCTCCAGCGGCTTCGCCAATACCGACCTGGATTTTCGCCTGAAACAGCAAGGCATCACCCACGTAATCATCGTTGGGCTGCTGGCCAATACCTGCATCGAAGCCACCGCGCGCTACGCATCGGAACTCGGCTATCACGTCACGCTGGTGCGCGATGCCACCGCCGCATTCAAAGAGGAAATGATGCACGCCGCCCACGAACTCAACGGCCCGACGTTCGCCCATGTCATCACCACCACGGACGAACTGATCGCCAGCCTTCAGTCCCAGGGTGAAGCGAAATGATTCTGACCGGCCACCTGCTGATTGGCGCCGCTGACGTGCCCGCCACCGAGGGCACGATGAAAGCGCTGAACCCGGCAACCAACCAATTGATAGAACCGGAATTCGCCTTCGGCGATGCAGCGCAGGTCGATCAGGCGGCAACCCTCGCCGACGCGGCCTTCGACAGCTACAGCCACACTTCGCTGGCCGACCGTGCAGCGTTTCTCGAAAGCATCGCCGACAACCTCGACGCCGTCCGTGAGGAACTGGCCGCCCGTGCCGCGCTGGAAACCGGTCTGCCTCAGGCGCAGCTCGAAGGCGAAACCGCCCGGGCCGCGACCCAGTTCCGCCAGTTCGCCGACGTGGTGCGCAAGGGACGCTTTCTGCAACTGGCCATCGACCCGGCGCAACCTGATCGCCAGCCGCGACCTCGGATGGATCATCGCCTGCAGAAAGTCGCCATCGGCCCGGTAGCGATCTTCGGTGCGAGCAACTTTCCGATCTCCTATTCGGTGGCCGGCGGCGATACCGCGTCAGCTCTTGCGGCCGGTGCGACGGTGATTCTCAAGGCGCATAACGCGCATCCCGGGGCCTCGGAAATCCAGGCTCGCGCGATCCGCAAAGCGGTGCAGATGCATGGCTTGCACGAGGGTGTTTTCTCCATGGTGCGCGGTGGCGGCAATGCCATAGGTGAGGCACTGGTCGATCATCCTTTGATTAAAGCGGTGACGTTCACAGGTTCGGAGGTGGGCGGTATGGCGCTTTATCGCCGCGCTCAATTACGGCCTGATCCGATTCCGGTGTTCACCGAAATGACCAGCGTCAACCCGACGTTCATTCTGCCCGCAGCGCTGTCCGCGCGTGGCGGTGAGATCGGCGATGGTTTTATCGAGCGGATGCTGGTCAACGTCGGGCAAGCCTGTCTGTGTCCGTCGATCCTGATCGCGGTCGAGGGTGAAGGTCTGCAAGCGCTGCGCAGCGCCATGATCAAGCGGGTCAGCGCAGCGCCAGCACGCACGATGTTGACGCCGGGGATTCACGGTTCATACGTCAAAGGACTGGTGGCGATGGAAAGCGTGGGGGCTAATCTGGTGGCGGTCGGCGCACCGGCGGATGGCCAGTTTGAGGGACGCTCGGCGCTGTTGGAAGTTGACGGCCAACGCCTGCTCAGCGAACCGGCGCTGGCCTATGAAGTGTTCGGCCCGGCGGCGTTGTTGGTAACGGTCAACGATGAAGAAGAGTTGCTGGCGGTCGCCCGTTCATTCAAGGGTCAACTGAGCGCAGCCATTCACCTTGAAGACCGCGATCTGGATCTGGCCCGGCGTCTGCTGCCGATCCTCGAACGCCGCACCGGACGCATCGTGGTCAACGCCTTCGCCCATCCGCAGGAAGTGACCTTCGCCACCGTGCACGGCGGGCCGTTCCCGGCCACCTCGGACAGTCGCTTCACCTCGGTCGGCATGACCTCGATCGAGCGATTCTTGCGGCCGGTGGCGTATCAGGGCTTTCCCGATGCGTTG
The window above is part of the Pseudomonas fluorescens genome. Proteins encoded here:
- a CDS encoding purine-cytosine permease family protein — its product is MATSATTSAPLIEKHTIGYVPPEDRHGKVRDLFTLWFGGNIAPLPIVTGALGVQLFHLNLVWGIVAILVGHLVGGVLMALHSAQGPQMGIPQMIQSRAQFGSLGALLVVLIAGVMYIGFFASNIVLAGKSLHGVVDSVPVPVGIVIGALGSGIIGIIGYRFIHVLNRIGTWVLGIGIVVGFGYILTHIQTDDFLTRGSFNISGWLATVSLAALWQIAFAPYVSDYSRYLPANVPVAATFWTTYLGSALGSSLSFVFGAVAVLATPVGMDTMDAVKLATGAIGPLMLVLFLLSVISHNALNLYGAVLSLITLVQTFAYRWIPTAKSRAVISIIVLLACCFAAVGASADFIGHFVDMVLVLLVVLVPWTAINLIDFYAIHKGQYDIGSIFQVDGGIYGRYNPQALLAYAIGIVVQIPFMNTPLYVGPVSAHINGADLSWVVGLLVTSPLYFWLANRDSAYRRRLTSGKLAGSL
- a CDS encoding winged helix-turn-helix transcriptional regulator, which encodes MAVNDSLPDTLCPISRAEAIVGDRWTVLVLRELFMGSHRYDEILAQTGGTPQMVAARLKSLEADGLVERRLYNERPKRYEYHLTAKGEAFYPVVIALRAWGETWCKSPEEGLAVNMTHKSCNHSAGLGPLCDHCGEVLRREDLISQPQEAYAAERQARREAFKAK
- a CDS encoding isochorismatase family cysteine hydrolase, whose amino-acid sequence is MSKPLYPLDRTAYLLVDPYNDFLSDGGKIFPLIKPMADQNGLLDNLRKLDRAVRALSIPVVIVPHHRWVKGDYENWDHPTPTQQKIMHMHHFSRGEWGGEWHPDFAPKDGDIVVQEHWGSSGFANTDLDFRLKQQGITHVIIVGLLANTCIEATARYASELGYHVTLVRDATAAFKEEMMHAAHELNGPTFAHVITTTDELIASLQSQGEAK
- a CDS encoding aldehyde dehydrogenase (NADP(+)) yields the protein MILTGHLLIGAADVPATEGTMKALNPATNQLIEPEFAFGDAAQVDQAATLADAAFDSYSHTSLADRAAFLESIADNLDAVREELAARAALETGLPQAQLEGETARAATQFRQFADVVRKGRFLQLAIDPAQPDRQPRPRMDHRLQKVAIGPVAIFGASNFPISYSVAGGDTASALAAGATVILKAHNAHPGASEIQARAIRKAVQMHGLHEGVFSMVRGGGNAIGEALVDHPLIKAVTFTGSEVGGMALYRRAQLRPDPIPVFTEMTSVNPTFILPAALSARGGEIGDGFIERMLVNVGQACLCPSILIAVEGEGLQALRSAMIKRVSAAPARTMLTPGIHGSYVKGLVAMESVGANLVAVGAPADGQFEGRSALLEVDGQRLLSEPALAYEVFGPAALLVTVNDEEELLAVARSFKGQLSAAIHLEDRDLDLARRLLPILERRTGRIVVNAFAHPQEVTFATVHGGPFPATSDSRFTSVGMTSIERFLRPVAYQGFPDALLPEVLRDGNPLALPRIIDGQ